A genomic segment from Nitrospira sp. encodes:
- a CDS encoding P-type ATPase yields MNQAGLSEQAGTSSPEQAGPLITIDRARPVATVGTKASVLSGLRKVAIPVQGMTCAACQSRVQRVLQAEAGVVDASVHLLLKQAVVTYDAAVTSEASLVEAINRTGYEAKPAARAQASFDEQEAQDLTQEEEYRALRRKALWSGAAGLLAMLLSMPLMAGHESDGHTGEFFLPLMRQTASWLSFATPAVWSYLLMILTVAVMASTGRHFYLRAWSAFRHGAADMNTLIAVGTGAAFSYSALATMVPEFFLNHGVRPDVYYEAVVMIIALILTGHTLEARAKRQTSLALRHLIALQPKVARVLRGEIESDVPLDEVRSGDIVVVRPGERLAVDGDIVSGASTVDESMLTGEAMPVEKQAGDRVIGGTINRSGAFRYQATTVGAESVLAHIVKLIREAQGSRAPIQKLADQVSAVFVPIVMTMSLTTWVVWFVAVDQASAVQAFAAAVAVLIIACPCAMGLAVPTALMVATGRGAEQGILIKGGEALQRAAGITTVVLDKTGTITEGKPSVTEVMTTEDGAWSDRDLLRLVGSLEVSSEHPVAEAMVRAARELMLPLAEAESFQSFAGRGAAAVVEGHAILVGNEGLMEDYAVPTASFRAKAQQLAGAGKTPLYVAVNGKPAGLIAVADPVKATSREAISRLKHMGLTVVMLSGDHERTAQAVAREVGIDHVVAGVLPDGKVAEIRRLREVGEVVAMVGDGINDAPALAQADVGMAIGTGTDIAIEAGDVTLMRGDLHAVAAAITLARRTMRVMKQNLFWAFIYNVVGIPVAAGVLYPFTGLMLSPVLASAAMAFSSVSVVMNSLRLRHMRVA; encoded by the coding sequence ATGAACCAGGCGGGATTGTCGGAACAGGCAGGCACATCTTCACCGGAGCAGGCCGGTCCCCTCATCACCATAGATCGAGCGCGCCCTGTTGCTACGGTCGGGACGAAGGCGTCCGTCCTGTCGGGGCTTCGAAAGGTGGCCATCCCGGTCCAGGGCATGACCTGCGCCGCTTGTCAAAGCCGCGTTCAGCGGGTCTTGCAGGCGGAAGCCGGGGTCGTCGATGCGTCCGTCCACCTCCTGTTGAAGCAGGCCGTCGTCACCTACGATGCCGCCGTCACTTCCGAGGCTTCGTTGGTCGAGGCGATCAACCGTACGGGATACGAAGCGAAGCCTGCAGCCCGGGCGCAAGCCTCGTTCGATGAACAGGAGGCGCAGGACCTGACACAGGAGGAGGAGTATCGTGCCCTGCGGCGCAAGGCCCTCTGGAGCGGAGCCGCCGGTTTGTTGGCCATGCTCTTGTCCATGCCGCTGATGGCGGGACACGAGTCGGACGGCCATACAGGGGAATTCTTCCTGCCGCTGATGAGGCAGACGGCATCCTGGTTGTCGTTCGCGACTCCGGCCGTCTGGTCCTACCTATTGATGATCTTGACGGTTGCGGTGATGGCTTCGACGGGGCGACATTTTTACCTACGGGCCTGGTCCGCCTTCCGACATGGCGCAGCCGATATGAATACGTTGATTGCCGTGGGAACCGGCGCGGCCTTTTCTTATTCGGCCCTGGCGACAATGGTTCCGGAATTCTTTCTGAACCACGGAGTCCGACCGGACGTCTATTACGAAGCCGTGGTCATGATCATCGCCTTGATCCTGACCGGCCATACGCTGGAGGCTCGTGCCAAGCGGCAGACTTCGCTTGCGCTGAGACATCTGATCGCGCTGCAACCCAAGGTCGCTCGAGTGCTGCGAGGGGAGATCGAAAGCGATGTGCCGCTCGACGAGGTACGGAGCGGAGACATCGTGGTCGTGCGGCCTGGAGAACGGCTTGCGGTGGACGGCGACATTGTGTCCGGCGCAAGTACGGTCGATGAATCCATGTTGACCGGCGAAGCCATGCCGGTGGAGAAACAGGCGGGAGACCGCGTCATCGGCGGCACGATCAACAGGTCAGGCGCGTTCCGCTATCAAGCGACGACGGTGGGAGCGGAGAGCGTTCTGGCCCATATCGTCAAGCTGATACGGGAGGCGCAGGGCTCACGGGCTCCGATTCAGAAACTGGCCGACCAGGTCAGCGCCGTCTTCGTGCCGATCGTGATGACCATGTCGCTCACCACGTGGGTGGTCTGGTTTGTTGCGGTGGATCAGGCGTCGGCCGTGCAAGCCTTCGCCGCGGCGGTCGCGGTTCTGATCATTGCCTGCCCTTGCGCCATGGGACTCGCGGTGCCGACCGCGCTGATGGTGGCGACCGGCAGGGGAGCCGAGCAGGGTATCCTGATCAAGGGGGGAGAAGCGCTGCAGCGGGCCGCCGGGATTACCACGGTCGTGCTCGACAAGACCGGAACCATCACGGAGGGGAAACCGTCGGTCACCGAGGTGATGACGACCGAAGACGGTGCGTGGTCTGATCGTGATCTGCTCCGATTGGTCGGCTCGCTGGAAGTCTCTTCGGAACATCCGGTGGCGGAGGCAATGGTGCGTGCGGCAAGGGAACTGATGCTTCCTTTGGCAGAGGCGGAATCCTTTCAGTCTTTTGCCGGGCGCGGTGCCGCCGCGGTGGTGGAGGGCCACGCGATTCTTGTCGGCAACGAAGGCTTGATGGAAGACTATGCGGTGCCGACGGCGAGTTTTCGCGCAAAGGCACAGCAGCTGGCCGGAGCGGGAAAGACGCCGTTATATGTGGCCGTCAACGGCAAGCCGGCCGGGCTCATTGCCGTGGCGGACCCAGTCAAGGCGACGTCGCGCGAGGCGATAAGCCGGCTCAAACACATGGGGCTGACGGTCGTCATGTTGAGCGGTGATCACGAGCGGACAGCGCAGGCGGTGGCCCGAGAGGTCGGAATCGATCACGTCGTGGCCGGTGTCTTGCCGGACGGCAAGGTGGCCGAGATCCGGCGTTTGCGCGAGGTCGGTGAGGTTGTCGCCATGGTCGGCGACGGCATCAACGATGCACCGGCTTTGGCCCAGGCAGATGTGGGGATGGCGATCGGAACCGGGACGGACATCGCCATCGAAGCCGGTGATGTCACGCTGATGCGCGGCGACCTGCATGCCGTAGCTGCGGCGATCACGCTCGCCCGGCGGACGATGCGGGTGATGAAGCAGAATCTGTTCTGGGCGTTCATCTATAACGTGGTCGGCATTCCCGTCGCGGCCGGAGTCTTATACCCTTTCACCGGCCTGATGCTGAGCCCCGTGCTGGCGAGCGCGGCGATGGCCTTCAGCTCCGTCAGCGTCGT